In Brevibacillus brevis, a genomic segment contains:
- a CDS encoding putative quinol monooxygenase, which yields MLLIHAHLQVKPDQEQPFLEAAKVLVSASRAEAGNTGYTLLKSTEQEYSYTMVEVWKDQAAIDAHNASPHFQEFVRQAAAFSAAPMKLEVFAGEPVEL from the coding sequence ATGCTGCTTATTCATGCCCATCTGCAAGTAAAGCCTGATCAGGAACAGCCATTCCTGGAAGCGGCCAAGGTACTGGTCTCTGCGAGCCGCGCCGAGGCAGGCAATACAGGGTACACCCTGTTGAAAAGCACGGAGCAGGAGTATTCGTACACCATGGTGGAGGTGTGGAAAGATCAGGCTGCGATCGACGCGCACAATGCCAGCCCCCATTTCCAGGAGTTCGTCCGGCAAGCCGCTGCCTTCAGCGCAGCGCCGATGAAACTGGAGGTATTTGCGGGAGAGCCCGTTGAGCTTTAG
- the motB gene encoding flagellar motor protein MotB: MAKRPKRHAQHEEHMDETWLVPYSDLLTLLLALFIVLFASSEMDAKKFDQLVKSFNVALNGGVGVLNQPSPVPLDPNMAQQTIHKGAQESERPKTEAEKKLEEAVRKETEDLKKLQTQLEGYIQQNKLQDKLQTKLTEEGLLITILDNALFDSGKADLKPEARKLAAEMASMLVPHPKKVTVTGHTDNVPIHRSEFPSNWDLSAKRAVNFLKVLLENPNLDPTKFSATGMGEYHPVASNDSAEGRAKNRRVEVAILRDLAAPPKNTIAP, translated from the coding sequence ATGGCTAAGCGACCAAAGCGACATGCTCAGCATGAAGAGCATATGGACGAGACTTGGCTGGTACCTTACTCCGACCTGCTCACTCTGCTTCTTGCCCTGTTTATCGTACTGTTTGCCTCGAGCGAGATGGACGCCAAGAAGTTTGACCAGTTGGTGAAGTCCTTCAACGTGGCGTTAAACGGCGGGGTGGGCGTTCTCAATCAGCCGAGCCCGGTGCCGCTCGATCCGAACATGGCCCAGCAGACGATCCACAAGGGGGCGCAGGAGTCGGAACGGCCGAAGACCGAAGCGGAGAAAAAGCTGGAGGAAGCGGTACGCAAGGAAACCGAGGATCTGAAAAAGCTGCAGACGCAGCTCGAAGGCTATATTCAGCAAAACAAGCTGCAGGACAAGCTGCAGACGAAGCTGACCGAAGAGGGGCTGCTGATCACGATCCTCGACAATGCCCTCTTCGACTCGGGAAAGGCGGACCTCAAGCCGGAAGCGCGAAAGCTCGCGGCCGAGATGGCCTCGATGCTGGTGCCGCATCCCAAGAAGGTCACTGTAACCGGACATACGGACAACGTCCCGATTCATCGTTCGGAATTCCCTTCGAACTGGGATTTGAGCGCAAAGCGCGCGGTGAACTTCCTCAAGGTCTTGTTGGAAAACCCCAACCTCGACCCGACGAAGTTCAGCGCGACAGGGATGGGCGAATACCATCCGGTTGCGTCCAACGACTCGGCAGAGGGACGGGCGAAAAACAGACGGGTGGAAGTCGCCATCTTGCGCGATCTGGCTGCTCCCCCGAAAAATACGATTGCTCCGTAA
- a CDS encoding ZIP family metal transporter: MEQLLMGSFLSAMATGAGALPILFFRTVTHRWRDILLAFTAGIMVAAATFSLIPQAMETAPFYIVCLGVLTGTLALTVLESFIPHIDLEHSRVNLSMDSQALLVLSAITLHNIPEGLSVGVSYSSDQAGLGGLVAFAIGLQNAPEGFLVALFLINQHVSRAKAFLLATLTGAVEIVSAVIGFYLTALVKGLVAYGLSFAAGAMLFIVYKELIPESHGDGHARSATFSFIIGLLVMIGMVQQFG, translated from the coding sequence GTGGAGCAACTTTTAATGGGGAGTTTTCTATCGGCGATGGCGACGGGAGCGGGGGCGCTGCCCATCCTGTTCTTCAGGACGGTCACGCATCGCTGGCGCGACATCCTGCTGGCTTTTACCGCCGGCATCATGGTAGCGGCTGCCACGTTCAGCCTGATCCCGCAAGCGATGGAGACCGCCCCTTTTTATATCGTGTGCCTGGGCGTGCTGACCGGGACGCTGGCGCTCACGGTCCTGGAGAGCTTCATTCCGCATATCGATCTGGAGCATTCGCGGGTTAACCTGTCCATGGATTCCCAAGCGCTGCTCGTTTTGTCAGCCATTACGCTGCATAACATCCCGGAAGGACTGTCCGTCGGCGTCAGCTATTCGAGCGATCAGGCGGGACTCGGTGGGCTGGTTGCGTTTGCGATCGGCCTCCAAAATGCGCCGGAGGGCTTTCTCGTCGCTCTGTTTTTGATCAACCAGCACGTCAGCCGAGCCAAGGCGTTTCTGCTGGCGACTTTGACGGGAGCGGTAGAGATCGTATCCGCCGTCATCGGCTTCTACCTGACGGCATTAGTGAAAGGGCTGGTCGCCTACGGCCTGTCGTTTGCCGCAGGAGCCATGCTGTTTATCGTCTACAAGGAACTGATCCCGGAGAGCCACGGCGACGGCCATGCGCGATCCGCCACGTTTTCCTTCATTATCGGGCTGCTGGTGATGATCGGAATGGTCCAGCAGTTCGGGTGA
- a CDS encoding DJ-1/PfpI family protein encodes MSKKVLILTGDAVEALEAYYPYYRCLEEGFEVTIASPTDKKVLHTVVHDFEDWQTFTEKRGYQIEAHASFDEIDPAQFDALIIPGGRAPEHIRLHPKFASIASHFFASDKPVMILCHASVALTVIAEHIKGREMTAYFACRPEVEAAGAKYIETRFHVDRNLISGHAWNDLPALMKEFVKQVNALA; translated from the coding sequence ATGTCTAAAAAAGTGTTGATTCTAACCGGCGATGCCGTTGAAGCGCTGGAAGCCTATTACCCGTATTACCGCTGCCTGGAGGAAGGCTTCGAAGTGACGATTGCTTCTCCGACTGATAAGAAAGTACTGCATACCGTGGTACACGACTTTGAAGATTGGCAGACGTTTACCGAGAAGCGAGGCTACCAGATTGAAGCCCACGCTTCTTTCGACGAGATTGATCCTGCGCAATTTGACGCATTGATCATTCCTGGTGGACGCGCTCCCGAGCATATCCGCCTGCACCCGAAATTTGCGTCCATCGCCAGCCATTTCTTCGCGAGTGACAAGCCGGTGATGATCCTGTGCCATGCCAGCGTGGCGCTGACCGTCATCGCTGAGCACATCAAAGGCCGCGAAATGACCGCGTATTTCGCTTGCCGACCAGAAGTGGAAGCAGCAGGAGCGAAGTACATCGAGACACGCTTCCACGTAGACCGCAACCTTATCTCCGGCCACGCGTGGAACGATCTGCCAGCCCTGATGAAGGAGTTCGTCAAACAAGTAAACGCGCTGGCCTAA
- the solA gene encoding N-methyl-L-tryptophan oxidase, which yields MENYEVIVVGAGSMGMAAGYYLAKQGVRTLLLDAYDPPHTMGSHHGDTRIIRHAYGEGRGYVPLVLRAQQLWLELQEAAGTKLFEKTGVLSAGPLPSPFLRELRESAEAYSLPLEVLGADEVNARWPGIRLPAGFYGCLETNSGVLYPEACIRAYRELAIAAGATIHTGSAVTDLKPDGEGVIVVTKTATYKADKLLLSAGAWNPALLASLGHVLPLVPTRKTVAWFGADEELYSSDQFPAFIFHLEDSSYYGFPSIDQAGVKIGRHDGGLAVDPDQLERTFGALLPDECDVRSFLETYMPQAAGPLRQGRVCLYTMTPDEHFVIDRHPDYPQIVLAAGFSGHGFKFASAVGEAASELLTKGSATHDLSMFSISRFK from the coding sequence ATGGAAAACTACGAGGTGATCGTTGTCGGGGCAGGATCGATGGGCATGGCAGCCGGGTATTACCTGGCCAAGCAGGGTGTACGCACACTGCTGCTGGATGCTTACGATCCCCCTCATACGATGGGCAGCCACCATGGTGACACTCGCATCATCCGGCATGCCTACGGGGAGGGCAGAGGGTATGTGCCCCTCGTCCTGCGCGCCCAGCAGCTTTGGCTGGAACTGCAGGAGGCTGCCGGTACCAAGCTGTTCGAAAAGACAGGAGTCCTCAGTGCGGGTCCTCTCCCTTCTCCGTTCCTGCGAGAGCTGCGGGAAAGCGCCGAAGCATACAGCCTTCCCTTGGAAGTGCTCGGTGCGGATGAAGTCAATGCCCGCTGGCCGGGGATCCGCTTGCCCGCCGGTTTCTACGGCTGCCTGGAGACGAATTCGGGAGTCCTCTACCCCGAAGCGTGCATCCGCGCTTACCGCGAGCTGGCAATCGCCGCCGGCGCAACAATCCACACCGGGTCTGCCGTAACCGATCTGAAGCCGGACGGCGAGGGCGTGATCGTCGTGACCAAAACCGCCACGTACAAAGCTGACAAGCTGCTGCTCAGCGCAGGTGCATGGAATCCGGCGCTGCTCGCTTCTCTCGGCCACGTCCTGCCTCTCGTCCCGACTCGAAAAACTGTCGCCTGGTTCGGTGCGGACGAGGAATTGTACAGCTCTGATCAATTTCCTGCTTTTATTTTCCACCTGGAGGATTCCTCCTACTACGGCTTCCCCAGCATCGATCAAGCGGGTGTCAAGATCGGCAGGCACGACGGCGGACTTGCGGTCGATCCCGACCAGCTGGAACGCACGTTTGGCGCACTCCTGCCCGATGAATGCGACGTGCGCTCGTTTCTGGAGACGTACATGCCCCAGGCTGCGGGACCACTGCGCCAAGGGCGCGTCTGCCTCTACACGATGACGCCCGACGAGCACTTCGTCATCGACCGCCACCCTGACTATCCGCAGATCGTGCTGGCCGCCGGCTTCTCCGGGCACGGCTTCAAATTTGCGAGCGCAGTCGGCGAGGCTGCCAGCGAGCTGCTCACGAAGGGTTCGGCCACGCACGATCTCTCCATGTTCTCAATCAGCCGTTTCAAGTAG
- a CDS encoding protein-glutamine gamma-glutamyltransferase: MIVIAGNQVSPSALAADRGLNAVQAEVVARMAASPEVFEYSSADLLQFELKMRDHLVRSAKALFASGIAFSTFVDSRCNEAYWNRTELGGFRLREGILPSQGIIDIFRNGRLYATECATAMVIILYHATLKSIRPADFERLFADILLYDWRYDQDLDLQTAVTSTFLPGDILYFANPDYNPEKPWWQGENVVDLGRGLYYGHGAGIKTAEEVVGFLNDERRPGAFRSAYLVNQATRPGFAYLSRFSDSPPGAPGPINQVSTHITARIGSTVWRG, from the coding sequence ATGATTGTGATTGCCGGAAATCAGGTGAGCCCGTCTGCATTGGCGGCAGACAGGGGACTGAACGCGGTGCAGGCCGAAGTCGTCGCCAGGATGGCAGCAAGCCCGGAAGTGTTTGAATATTCGTCAGCGGATTTGCTGCAATTCGAATTGAAGATGAGAGACCATCTCGTCAGGTCAGCCAAGGCGCTTTTTGCCAGCGGGATCGCTTTTTCCACGTTTGTGGACTCGCGCTGCAATGAAGCGTACTGGAACCGGACCGAGCTCGGCGGGTTCCGTCTGCGGGAGGGCATACTGCCTTCGCAAGGCATCATTGATATTTTTCGAAATGGAAGGCTGTACGCGACGGAGTGCGCCACAGCCATGGTCATCATCCTGTATCATGCGACGCTGAAATCGATCCGGCCGGCAGACTTTGAGCGGCTGTTTGCGGACATCCTGCTCTACGACTGGCGCTACGACCAGGATCTGGATCTGCAAACGGCTGTGACGAGCACGTTTTTGCCGGGAGATATCCTTTATTTCGCCAACCCCGATTACAACCCGGAGAAGCCGTGGTGGCAAGGAGAGAATGTCGTTGATCTGGGGAGGGGTCTGTACTACGGGCACGGAGCAGGGATCAAGACTGCCGAAGAGGTCGTTGGCTTTTTGAACGATGAAAGGCGGCCGGGAGCGTTCCGCTCGGCTTATCTTGTCAATCAGGCGACAAGGCCGGGCTTCGCCTATCTATCCCGGTTCAGCGACAGCCCACCGGGGGCGCCGGGCCCGATCAACCAGGTGAGCACGCACATCACGGCCCGGATCGGATCGACGGTCTGGAGGGGGTAG
- a CDS encoding LrgB family protein, which yields MILWKICSILATVLLFAAAKRLNRMKPGLLFSPAVLAPAGIIVLLVATGTPFQEYAKGTDLFNEMLGAVTVAFAIPLYRNWPILVSHWRMIVLSLATGSLIAVMAGVSTTMLLGLGKEAAISVIPRSITLPIAVGLSESIGGISSMTALFVMLTSFAGVFWGPILIRKMRLRHPVSVGLMYGMGAHVLGMSKAFERGELEGGSATLALIAGAVMTVVWAFLLLPVIQSWLAV from the coding sequence ATGATTCTGTGGAAAATATGTAGCATCCTCGCGACCGTGCTCCTATTCGCAGCGGCAAAACGGCTGAATCGGATGAAGCCGGGCTTGCTGTTTTCGCCGGCCGTTCTCGCCCCTGCGGGCATCATCGTGCTGCTGGTGGCGACCGGCACCCCATTTCAGGAGTATGCAAAAGGAACCGATCTCTTCAATGAGATGCTTGGAGCGGTCACGGTCGCGTTTGCCATCCCGCTCTACCGCAACTGGCCCATTCTCGTCTCGCACTGGCGGATGATTGTGCTCAGTCTGGCCACCGGCTCGCTGATTGCGGTGATGGCCGGGGTCTCGACGACGATGCTGCTCGGGCTGGGAAAGGAAGCGGCGATCAGCGTCATCCCGCGCTCCATCACACTGCCGATCGCGGTGGGACTGTCCGAATCGATCGGGGGGATATCTTCGATGACGGCGCTGTTCGTCATGCTGACCAGCTTTGCCGGCGTCTTCTGGGGGCCGATTCTCATCCGAAAAATGAGGCTGCGGCATCCGGTCTCGGTCGGTTTGATGTACGGCATGGGGGCTCACGTGCTGGGGATGTCCAAGGCGTTTGAGCGGGGCGAGCTGGAAGGAGGCAGCGCCACGCTCGCATTGATTGCCGGTGCGGTCATGACAGTGGTATGGGCATTTCTTTTGCTGCCGGTCATCCAGTCATGGCTGGCGGTATAG
- a CDS encoding GNAT family acetyltransferase, producing MRIHSFTMELYEEVTALWRRAGLNLSRSDTPEGIRRKLERDGELFLVARADDGSIVGAVMGSYDGRRGWVNHLAVDPDCQGQNLGTQLMQELEQRLAAVGCDKVNLLIEPENGAVQSFYRKLGFSRDELIFMEKWIKPT from the coding sequence ATGCGCATCCATTCATTTACGATGGAGCTGTACGAGGAAGTAACCGCCCTGTGGCGGCGGGCCGGACTGAACTTGTCCCGTTCGGATACGCCGGAAGGCATTCGACGAAAACTGGAGCGGGATGGGGAGCTGTTTTTGGTGGCGCGAGCGGACGACGGCAGCATTGTCGGAGCGGTGATGGGAAGCTACGATGGCCGCCGGGGCTGGGTCAATCATTTGGCGGTCGACCCTGACTGCCAGGGGCAAAATCTGGGGACACAGCTGATGCAGGAGCTGGAACAAAGACTTGCCGCGGTAGGCTGCGACAAGGTAAATCTGCTGATCGAGCCGGAGAATGGGGCGGTACAGTCGTTTTACCGCAAACTGGGCTTTTCACGAGACGAGTTAATCTTCATGGAAAAGTGGATAAAGCCCACCTAA
- a CDS encoding flavin reductase family protein, translating into MSHITIHPKILYYGTPVILLSTENTDGSTNISPISSSWALGRYVILGLGVGSQAYENMRERRECVINLPDAGLWRQVEALAPLTGRDPVPPNKQELGFRHEKDKFAAAALTSVASEEIRPERIAECPLQFEAVVRDIRIPSYADDFAIVETEVRRVHAAEQIAIGDRYINPKAWNPLIYSFRHYFGLTDELGKSYRSET; encoded by the coding sequence ATGAGTCACATTACCATCCATCCCAAAATTTTGTACTACGGAACTCCCGTCATCCTGCTGTCGACCGAAAATACGGACGGTTCCACCAACATCAGTCCGATTTCCTCGTCCTGGGCATTGGGGAGGTACGTCATCCTCGGCTTGGGAGTTGGCTCGCAAGCCTACGAAAACATGAGAGAGCGTCGGGAATGTGTCATCAATCTCCCCGACGCCGGATTGTGGCGGCAGGTAGAGGCGCTTGCTCCTTTGACCGGCCGCGATCCGGTGCCGCCCAACAAACAGGAGCTGGGCTTCCGCCATGAAAAGGATAAGTTTGCCGCGGCCGCTCTCACGTCCGTGGCTTCGGAGGAGATTCGGCCCGAGCGGATCGCGGAGTGTCCCCTGCAATTCGAGGCGGTCGTTCGCGATATTCGCATTCCCTCGTATGCAGACGATTTCGCCATCGTGGAAACGGAGGTCCGCCGCGTACACGCAGCCGAGCAGATCGCGATCGGGGATCGGTACATAAACCCCAAGGCCTGGAACCCGCTCATCTACAGCTTTCGGCATTACTTCGGGCTGACCGACGAGCTGGGCAAAAGCTACCGGTCGGAGACTTGA
- a CDS encoding DMT family transporter, with product MKPIYAVLLLFTSLLWGGNFVVGKFLVGHASSLTLTDLRWIIAVVCLIPLVWIREKRILPSKQAVLPLILMGVTGVALFNLFMFWALEKTDATNVGLLSTLNPVSIAIFSFLLIKEKIRPLQIVAMLISFSGVLVVMSKGDMTHLANLHFNVGDLWMLAAVAMWGIYSVCGRWAMKSVSPMMSTLYSGLFGVVLMLPFNLTTFTVQNTSWSFWLSLFYVGVMATVVSMVLWNVGVQKVGATSAGMFLNFNPIFTAILAFLLLDERMTGVQLLGSVIVIAGCYLFSRLKNVSLKGKSVVRQADL from the coding sequence ATGAAACCGATTTATGCCGTCCTCTTGCTCTTTACCAGCTTGCTTTGGGGAGGAAACTTCGTCGTCGGCAAGTTTTTGGTCGGTCATGCCTCTTCGCTGACGTTGACCGATTTGCGCTGGATCATTGCGGTCGTCTGTTTGATCCCGTTGGTTTGGATTCGGGAAAAGCGGATTTTGCCGTCCAAACAGGCTGTACTTCCCTTGATTCTGATGGGGGTGACCGGTGTTGCCCTGTTTAATCTGTTCATGTTCTGGGCGCTGGAGAAAACGGATGCCACGAACGTCGGGCTGTTGTCTACGCTGAATCCGGTGTCCATCGCGATTTTTTCGTTCCTGCTGATCAAAGAAAAGATCAGACCGCTGCAAATTGTGGCGATGCTCATCTCCTTTTCAGGCGTGCTGGTGGTGATGAGCAAGGGCGATATGACGCACTTGGCGAATTTGCATTTCAACGTGGGCGATCTCTGGATGCTGGCTGCGGTCGCGATGTGGGGAATTTATTCCGTATGCGGGCGCTGGGCGATGAAGAGCGTCAGCCCGATGATGTCGACCCTGTATTCCGGGTTGTTTGGAGTCGTGCTGATGCTGCCGTTCAACCTGACGACCTTTACTGTGCAAAATACGAGCTGGTCGTTCTGGCTGTCTCTGTTCTACGTCGGGGTAATGGCGACGGTGGTCAGCATGGTGCTGTGGAATGTCGGTGTGCAAAAGGTAGGGGCTACCTCCGCCGGCATGTTTCTCAACTTCAACCCGATTTTCACGGCGATCCTCGCCTTCCTTTTGCTGGACGAAAGAATGACGGGGGTGCAGCTGCTGGGCAGCGTCATCGTCATTGCCGGCTGTTACCTGTTTTCCCGGTTGAAAAATGTTTCGCTGAAGGGAAAGTCTGTCGTCAGGCAGGCTGATCTATAA
- a CDS encoding CidA/LrgA family protein, whose translation MKRWLSALPQILLLLMFAWAGKWLSAVWQLHVPGSLIGMVLLFLCLQLGWIRLNWVEAGATLLFSQMILFFVPAIAGIMQYPWLLGIKGLLVLIVVVSGAALVMISTGVLAERVFRAGEVKQHDSVENM comes from the coding sequence ATGAAGAGATGGCTCTCGGCGTTGCCGCAAATCTTGCTGCTGCTGATGTTTGCCTGGGCGGGAAAATGGCTGTCCGCTGTATGGCAGCTTCACGTGCCCGGCAGTCTGATCGGCATGGTCCTCCTGTTTCTGTGCCTGCAACTGGGCTGGATACGGCTGAATTGGGTAGAGGCGGGCGCTACGCTCCTGTTCTCCCAGATGATTTTGTTTTTTGTGCCGGCGATTGCGGGGATCATGCAATATCCGTGGCTGCTCGGAATCAAAGGACTGCTCGTCCTGATTGTCGTCGTGAGCGGCGCTGCGCTCGTGATGATTTCGACAGGCGTCTTGGCTGAGCGTGTGTTCAGGGCCGGAGAGGTGAAGCAGCATGATTCTGTGGAAAATATGTAG
- a CDS encoding helix-turn-helix domain-containing protein, with translation MSDIRKETMEKIRNGDFTCSKELTLSMFSGKWKVVILWHLGVEGPHRFSELQRLFPKITHKMLTNQLKELIEDGIVHREVYPEVPPRVEYSMTELGMTLLPIIQMMYEWGEKRMEQLKLNIACEGDTPDCKTAKPNEKG, from the coding sequence ATGTCCGATATTCGCAAAGAAACAATGGAAAAGATCCGAAACGGCGACTTTACCTGTTCCAAGGAACTGACCCTGTCGATGTTCAGCGGAAAATGGAAAGTCGTGATTCTTTGGCACCTCGGTGTTGAGGGGCCGCATCGCTTCAGCGAGCTGCAGCGGCTGTTTCCGAAAATTACCCATAAAATGCTCACGAACCAGCTAAAGGAGCTGATTGAAGATGGCATCGTACACCGGGAAGTGTATCCCGAAGTGCCGCCCCGCGTCGAATACTCCATGACAGAGCTGGGCATGACGCTGCTGCCAATCATTCAGATGATGTACGAATGGGGAGAGAAGCGCATGGAGCAGCTGAAGCTGAACATTGCTTGCGAGGGGGACACCCCGGATTGCAAAACAGCCAAGCCAAACGAAAAAGGATAG
- the motA gene encoding flagellar motor stator protein MotA, with protein MEKSTLIGIVLGLVALIVGMILKHASPSALLNPAAFMIIIVGTAAAVFNAFPLSEIKRIPALFKVLFTEQKLPGKRELIGQFMNWASIARREGLLALENTSDEIEDPFLRNGMKMIIDGGEPDFVRDVLNEEIHAIEERHQAGALVFSQAGSYAPTLGVLGAVVGLIAALGNLSDIDALGLSIAAAFVATLLGIFTGYVLWHPFATKLKRKSKQEIEIKKIMVEGLLSIQAGVSPAAIEQKLLVYIPFQERAEVKEEKGEEGATVNG; from the coding sequence ATGGAAAAGTCGACCTTGATAGGTATAGTACTAGGTCTCGTCGCATTAATTGTCGGGATGATTTTGAAGCACGCCAGTCCCTCCGCCTTATTAAATCCAGCAGCATTCATGATTATTATCGTAGGGACGGCTGCCGCGGTGTTCAACGCGTTTCCGCTCTCGGAAATCAAACGGATTCCCGCCCTTTTCAAGGTACTGTTTACAGAGCAAAAACTCCCTGGCAAGCGCGAACTGATCGGTCAGTTTATGAATTGGGCGTCGATCGCCCGTCGGGAAGGCTTGTTGGCCCTTGAAAACACATCGGATGAAATTGAAGATCCATTCCTGCGCAATGGCATGAAAATGATCATTGACGGTGGAGAGCCGGATTTCGTCCGCGATGTATTGAATGAAGAAATCCACGCTATCGAAGAGCGTCATCAAGCGGGCGCACTCGTATTCAGCCAGGCTGGCAGCTACGCGCCGACCCTCGGGGTATTGGGGGCGGTAGTAGGGTTGATCGCCGCTCTCGGCAACCTGAGCGACATCGATGCCCTCGGCCTATCCATCGCCGCGGCCTTCGTGGCGACGCTCCTCGGTATTTTTACCGGGTATGTGCTGTGGCATCCTTTTGCGACCAAGCTCAAGCGCAAATCGAAGCAAGAGATTGAAATCAAGAAAATCATGGTAGAAGGTCTCCTCTCCATACAGGCAGGCGTATCGCCGGCTGCTATCGAACAAAAGCTGCTCGTGTACATTCCGTTCCAGGAGCGTGCCGAGGTGAAAGAAGAAAAGGGGGAGGAAGGAGCGACGGTAAATGGCTAA
- a CDS encoding alpha/beta fold hydrolase — MERNLQIPSGNSTLAATLHTPEQTGSLHNEACPLLIICHGFIGSRIGVDRLFVKAARDLTESGFAVLRFDYGGCGESAGEYGEGGLDVLLSQTRDVIDYASGLTGIDPARISLIGHSLGGAVSMLTASADARIQSLVLWAAVARPYDDIVRIVGEEEYQEALLTGKTDHRGYLLSDRFFRSLNSALPLRQAKQFEGDVLLLHGNRDDVISVDSMFHYERELRLRRRGRCEAEVIVGGDHTFSTAASYQRLIGSTIHWLKGQSAREDVAV; from the coding sequence ATGGAACGGAATTTACAAATTCCAAGCGGAAACAGTACGTTGGCGGCCACGCTGCATACGCCAGAGCAGACGGGTAGCCTTCACAACGAAGCATGTCCACTCCTCATCATCTGCCATGGTTTTATCGGCAGCCGAATCGGCGTCGACCGCTTGTTTGTCAAAGCCGCCAGAGATTTGACTGAAAGCGGCTTTGCCGTCTTGCGCTTCGACTACGGAGGATGCGGGGAAAGCGCCGGTGAATACGGCGAAGGCGGACTCGACGTCCTGTTGTCACAGACCCGCGATGTGATCGATTACGCCAGCGGACTGACGGGTATCGATCCAGCGCGGATCAGTCTCATCGGACACAGCCTTGGCGGGGCTGTCAGTATGCTCACCGCCAGTGCGGATGCACGCATCCAGTCGCTCGTTCTGTGGGCGGCGGTCGCCCGTCCCTATGATGACATCGTCCGCATCGTCGGCGAAGAGGAATACCAGGAAGCTCTGCTCACCGGAAAAACGGACCACCGGGGCTACTTGCTTTCGGACCGCTTTTTCCGATCCTTGAACAGTGCACTTCCTTTGCGCCAGGCCAAGCAATTTGAAGGAGACGTCCTCCTCCTGCATGGAAACAGAGACGACGTCATCTCCGTCGACTCCATGTTCCATTACGAACGCGAGCTTCGCTTGCGCAGGCGGGGACGCTGCGAGGCGGAAGTCATCGTCGGCGGCGACCACACCTTCTCGACGGCAGCGAGCTACCAGCGGCTGATCGGGAGCACCATTCACTGGCTCAAGGGTCAGTCAGCCAGGGAAGACGTAGCCGTATGA
- a CDS encoding low molecular weight protein-tyrosine-phosphatase gives MTHVLFVCLGNICRSPMAEAVFRHLVAEEGLSGEIAIDSAGIGGWHAGERPHAGTQKVLNEKGIAHDTLRARQITPDDFADYDYIVCMDEENLSALERMAPPGKKVHRLLDFASLTSEQNVEDPYYTGRFSYVYDLVEDGCRGLLRHIQTKKG, from the coding sequence ATGACCCATGTCCTGTTTGTTTGTCTCGGAAACATTTGCCGTTCGCCGATGGCGGAGGCGGTGTTCCGTCATCTGGTCGCAGAGGAGGGCTTGTCCGGCGAGATCGCCATCGATTCGGCGGGAATCGGCGGCTGGCATGCGGGAGAACGCCCACATGCCGGAACGCAAAAGGTGTTGAACGAAAAGGGCATCGCCCACGACACTTTGCGCGCCCGTCAGATCACCCCTGACGATTTTGCCGATTACGATTACATTGTCTGCATGGATGAAGAAAACCTGTCTGCCCTGGAGCGGATGGCTCCCCCCGGCAAAAAGGTGCACCGCCTGCTTGACTTCGCCTCCCTTACAAGCGAGCAGAATGTGGAGGACCCTTACTACACCGGACGTTTCAGCTATGTCTACGACCTCGTGGAGGACGGCTGCAGAGGACTTCTCAGGCACATCCAAACCAAAAAGGGATAG